The following are from one region of the Gemmatimonadota bacterium genome:
- a CDS encoding cupin domain-containing protein: MSEIEETGPVRPAGSVPANEVAAGEGTSMQVLVGPGEAPNFCLRRFVMEPGGGMPLHTNEVEHEQYVLRGSARMRIGHEVHRVSAGDAVYVPAGVEHDYRADADEPFEFICVVPNREDRIRITEE; the protein is encoded by the coding sequence ATGAGCGAGATCGAGGAGACAGGGCCGGTGCGGCCGGCCGGATCGGTACCGGCGAACGAGGTCGCGGCGGGCGAGGGCACGTCGATGCAGGTTCTGGTCGGACCTGGCGAAGCGCCCAACTTCTGCCTGCGTCGCTTCGTCATGGAGCCGGGAGGCGGCATGCCGCTTCATACCAACGAGGTCGAGCACGAACAGTACGTGCTGCGCGGGAGCGCCCGCATGCGGATCGGCCATGAGGTCCATCGCGTCAGCGCGGGAGACGCCGTCTACGTTCCTGCGGGCGTGGAACACGACTATCGGGCCGATGCCGACGAGCCCTTCGAATTCATATGCGTGGTCCCGAACCGCGAGGACCGTATCCGCATCACCGAAGAGTGA
- a CDS encoding pyridoxal phosphate-dependent aminotransferase has product MKFSSNIKDLQPSATIAVSTLAKQLKAEGRDILNLSAGEPDFRTPEFISAGGIRGIRDGRTRYTPPAGLPELRQAITARLSAQAGRELDWNGLVVTAGAKQALFNAIFSLFGPGDEVVVAAPYWTTYPDLVTLARAEPKVVFGREENDFKVTSTELERVAFENVKGLILNSPSNPTGAVYSLSELTEIAAWARERGAWLISDEIYRRIHHDGPGDAPGLLDLPEGSLPDFVLVDGASKCFAMTGWRIGYSFSANDLAKKMISLQSQMTSNISTPTQMAALRAYGDPAAADASITEMGVAFERRRDLVVGLFEELLPEVRFVYPKGAFYLYFRSNALGVESSTEWCRQLLSEEGVALVPGAAFGDDRWSRMSFAAADSVIEEAIRRMARMVGRA; this is encoded by the coding sequence GTGAAGTTCTCGTCGAACATCAAGGACCTCCAACCTTCCGCGACCATCGCGGTCAGCACCCTCGCCAAACAGCTCAAGGCGGAGGGTCGAGACATTCTGAATCTGAGCGCCGGCGAGCCCGACTTTCGCACTCCGGAGTTCATCTCGGCAGGAGGGATCCGGGGCATCAGGGACGGACGCACACGTTACACGCCGCCCGCCGGACTCCCCGAACTGCGGCAGGCGATCACCGCGAGGCTGAGCGCACAGGCGGGGCGCGAGCTCGACTGGAACGGTCTCGTGGTGACGGCGGGCGCCAAGCAGGCCCTCTTCAACGCCATCTTCTCGCTCTTCGGTCCGGGCGACGAGGTTGTCGTGGCGGCGCCCTACTGGACGACCTATCCGGATCTCGTCACGCTGGCCCGCGCCGAACCCAAGGTCGTCTTCGGTCGGGAGGAGAACGACTTCAAGGTCACTTCCACCGAGCTGGAGCGAGTCGCTTTCGAGAACGTCAAGGGGCTCATCCTCAACTCGCCGAGCAACCCGACGGGTGCGGTTTATTCCCTGTCCGAACTGACGGAAATCGCCGCTTGGGCGAGAGAACGAGGGGCATGGCTGATCTCGGACGAGATCTACCGCCGCATCCACCACGACGGCCCCGGCGACGCCCCGGGTCTTCTGGACCTGCCGGAAGGCTCGTTGCCAGACTTCGTGCTCGTCGACGGCGCCTCCAAGTGCTTCGCCATGACCGGGTGGAGGATCGGCTACTCCTTCTCAGCGAACGATTTGGCGAAGAAGATGATTTCGCTCCAGAGCCAGATGACTTCAAACATTTCGACGCCGACCCAGATGGCCGCTCTGAGGGCGTATGGAGACCCCGCTGCCGCGGACGCGTCGATCACCGAGATGGGAGTCGCCTTCGAGCGCCGGCGGGATCTCGTCGTCGGGCTCTTCGAGGAGCTGCTGCCGGAAGTGCGTTTCGTCTACCCGAAGGGCGCCTTCTACCTGTACTTCCGCTCGAACGCGCTGGGCGTCGAGAGCTCCACCGAGTGGTGCCGCCAACTGCTTTCCGAGGAAGGGGTGGCTCTCGTGCCCGGTGCCGCCTTCGGCGATGATCGCTGGTCGCGGATGAGCTTCGCCGCCGCGGACTCCGTCATCGAGGAGGCGATACGGCGGATGGCCCGCATGGTCGGCAGGGCTTAG
- a CDS encoding low molecular weight phosphotyrosine protein phosphatase: protein MSPANPKRLRTSVLFVCLGNICRSPLAEGIFVGLVKDAGLEEVFTIDSAGTGSWHVGSPPDARSVQVAAQHGLTLECAARQVSPSDFQDFDHIVAMDRSNLRDLEGMAQLDGSKAELSLLRSRDPMGGFDVPDPYYGGANGFERVYRMIERCCQELLLDLRG from the coding sequence ATGTCGCCAGCGAATCCGAAACGCTTGAGAACCTCCGTCCTCTTCGTCTGTCTGGGCAACATATGCAGATCGCCCCTGGCCGAGGGGATCTTCGTCGGCCTTGTGAAAGACGCTGGTCTCGAAGAGGTCTTCACCATCGATTCCGCCGGAACAGGGTCCTGGCACGTCGGTTCTCCGCCCGACGCCCGCTCCGTGCAGGTCGCCGCTCAACACGGATTGACCTTGGAGTGCGCTGCGCGGCAGGTGTCTCCGAGCGACTTCCAGGACTTCGACCACATCGTGGCCATGGATCGCAGCAACCTGCGCGACCTGGAGGGGATGGCTCAGCTCGATGGTTCGAAGGCCGAGCTCTCGCTCCTGCGTTCGCGCGATCCGATGGGCGGTTTCGACGTGCCCGATCCATACTATGGAGGGGCCAACGGCTTCGAGCGCGTCTACCGCATGATCGAACGCTGTTGCCAAGAGCTCCTTCTCGACCTGCGCGGCTGA
- a CDS encoding 6-bladed beta-propeller, whose amino-acid sequence MKSTGFATPTAVLLAFLAVHPALPAQEIVEVTDRDRRIDPAFEEVYRVGVLDGEAWEMFASVGQVAFDAKGDLYIFDGTTGPAIGGGMLLTRSGAVRVLVFDAAGRFVTEFGSSGQGPGEFNQPMGFAVLRDGTVVVSDVGHRAYQLFNASGEFLRMVRAGEGPDAVAIPAHDIQPDPRGGAVFAGGSGASITMSAGGAVDPPTS is encoded by the coding sequence ATGAAAAGCACCGGTTTTGCCACACCGACGGCCGTCCTTCTTGCGTTCCTGGCCGTACACCCCGCGCTCCCCGCCCAGGAGATCGTTGAAGTCACGGACCGCGACCGACGGATCGACCCCGCGTTCGAGGAGGTCTACCGAGTCGGCGTCCTCGACGGCGAGGCCTGGGAGATGTTCGCCTCAGTGGGCCAGGTCGCCTTCGACGCGAAGGGCGACCTGTACATTTTCGACGGGACGACCGGTCCGGCGATTGGCGGGGGGATGCTTCTGACGCGTTCCGGTGCGGTCAGGGTCCTCGTGTTCGACGCGGCGGGGCGATTCGTAACGGAATTCGGATCTTCGGGTCAGGGTCCCGGCGAGTTCAACCAGCCGATGGGCTTCGCGGTGTTGCGGGACGGCACCGTGGTCGTGAGCGATGTCGGCCATCGCGCCTACCAGCTCTTCAACGCCTCCGGCGAGTTTCTGCGTATGGTCCGGGCGGGCGAAGGGCCAGATGCCGTGGCGATTCCGGCCCATGACATTCAGCCGGATCCGCGCGGCGGAGCGGTCTTTGCCGGCGGGAGCGGGGCCTCCATCACCATGAGCGCGGGCGGCGCGGTGGATCCGCCCACCTCCTGA
- a CDS encoding PQQ-binding-like beta-propeller repeat protein, whose amino-acid sequence MRPTALPVDRSPRPPLRGPLGKWPSVAAFLIVLGLALALAAPTAAAAPGQDGAPSGEWHTYGGDHGHTRYSSLAQIDASNAGSLEIAWRWTARNFGPNPFIASQTVPIAVDGALYATAGLRRAVVAIDPTSGETLWTWTMDEGERLAAAPRRNPGRGVSFWRSEAGDARILAVTPGYRLVALDASNGRPIREFGENGVVDLMENHRGREGVPMVGTIGATSPPTVAGDVVVVGSAHHVGFRPPSMRNTPGDVRGFDARTGELLWTFRTIPEAGEFGHESWEGGSAEYSGNAAVWAPITYDPETGYVYLPTEAGTGDYYGGHRQGDNLFSTSLVCLDARTGERVWHFQTVRHDIWDYDNPAAPLLADLEIEGVFRRVVAQITKQGFTFVFDRETGEPVWPIQERAVPQSDVPGERTSPTQPFPTLPEPFDRQGFQEDFLIDLTPEIRERAREVAARFRMGPLYTPPSLAEAPDGTQGTLSLPYSTGGANWEGAAFDPGTGMFYVGSQTNAFILALEEAGDASDMAYVHRARSGQVARGIPIVKPPWGRITAIDLTSGRVSWTVANGDTPARVAETLGVELSDLPRTGKPSRSGLLVTGSLLFAGEGAGGAPILRALDKATGETVAEIDLPAPQTGVPMTYMAGGRQYVVLSVGGRGVSAELVALALPEA is encoded by the coding sequence GTGAGGCCAACGGCCTTGCCGGTGGACCGGTCGCCTCGCCCGCCTTTGCGCGGGCCCCTGGGGAAGTGGCCGTCGGTCGCCGCTTTCCTGATCGTTCTCGGCCTCGCGCTCGCGCTCGCGGCCCCGACGGCTGCGGCCGCGCCAGGCCAGGACGGTGCGCCGTCGGGCGAGTGGCACACCTACGGGGGCGATCACGGTCACACCCGGTACTCGTCTCTCGCGCAGATCGACGCCTCGAACGCGGGAAGTCTGGAGATCGCGTGGAGATGGACGGCGCGCAACTTCGGCCCCAACCCCTTCATAGCCAGCCAGACCGTTCCGATCGCGGTGGACGGAGCGCTATATGCCACCGCCGGGCTTCGGAGAGCGGTGGTGGCCATCGACCCCACCAGCGGCGAGACTCTCTGGACCTGGACCATGGACGAGGGAGAGCGACTCGCCGCGGCTCCCAGGCGCAACCCCGGTCGGGGCGTCTCGTTCTGGCGTTCGGAAGCGGGCGATGCGCGCATACTGGCGGTGACGCCCGGTTACCGGCTGGTCGCTCTGGACGCGTCGAACGGCAGGCCGATCCGGGAATTCGGCGAGAACGGCGTCGTCGATCTCATGGAGAACCATCGCGGCCGCGAAGGCGTCCCCATGGTCGGCACCATCGGAGCCACCTCGCCCCCGACCGTCGCGGGCGATGTCGTCGTGGTGGGATCGGCTCACCACGTGGGCTTCAGGCCTCCTTCGATGCGCAACACTCCCGGCGACGTACGCGGATTCGACGCCCGGACCGGCGAGCTCCTCTGGACCTTCCGCACCATCCCCGAGGCAGGCGAGTTCGGACACGAGAGCTGGGAGGGCGGATCGGCCGAGTACTCCGGCAACGCCGCGGTCTGGGCGCCGATCACCTACGACCCTGAGACTGGCTACGTCTATCTGCCGACCGAGGCCGGCACGGGAGACTACTACGGCGGACATCGCCAGGGCGACAACCTCTTCTCGACCAGCCTGGTCTGCCTCGACGCCCGGACCGGCGAGCGGGTCTGGCACTTCCAGACGGTACGCCACGACATCTGGGACTACGACAACCCGGCCGCGCCCCTCCTCGCCGACCTCGAGATCGAAGGCGTCTTCAGGCGGGTGGTCGCCCAGATCACCAAACAGGGTTTCACATTCGTCTTCGACCGCGAAACCGGCGAACCGGTGTGGCCGATCCAGGAGCGAGCGGTACCGCAGAGCGACGTTCCCGGCGAGCGGACTTCTCCCACCCAGCCCTTCCCGACCCTGCCGGAGCCCTTCGACCGGCAAGGGTTCCAAGAGGATTTCCTCATCGATCTCACGCCCGAGATCCGCGAACGAGCCCGTGAAGTGGCGGCACGCTTCCGCATGGGCCCGCTCTACACGCCGCCCTCGCTCGCGGAGGCGCCGGACGGAACCCAGGGAACTCTCTCGCTGCCTTACTCGACGGGAGGCGCCAACTGGGAGGGCGCCGCCTTCGACCCCGGGACCGGCATGTTCTACGTCGGATCTCAGACCAACGCCTTCATCCTAGCTCTGGAGGAGGCGGGCGACGCCAGCGACATGGCCTACGTCCACCGTGCCAGATCCGGTCAGGTCGCCCGGGGCATCCCTATCGTGAAGCCTCCGTGGGGCCGGATCACCGCCATAGACCTGACGAGCGGTCGCGTCTCGTGGACCGTCGCCAACGGCGACACGCCGGCGCGGGTGGCGGAAACCCTGGGGGTGGAGCTTTCCGACCTGCCCAGAACCGGGAAGCCTTCGCGCTCGGGGCTGCTGGTTACCGGCTCGCTGCTCTTCGCCGGAGAAGGAGCCGGGGGGGCGCCGATCCTCAGGGCGCTCGACAAGGCGACAGGCGAGACCGTGGCCGAGATCGATTTGCCTGCCCCGCAGACGGGCGTGCCCATGACCTACATGGCCGGCGGGAGACAGTACGTCGTGCTCTCGGTCGGAGGAAGGGGGGTCAGCGCGGAGCTCGTCGCGCTGGCGCTGCCCGAGGCGTAG